Proteins from a genomic interval of Nostoc sp. TCL240-02:
- a CDS encoding serine/threonine-protein kinase: MSQSTLAINKSGRMFWQDGQLIYNGKYKIEKYLGGGGFAVTYQAMHTKLNRRVVIKTPNISVQRDPNYLKYVKRFKKEAEMLAMCCQDSHPHIVQVFDFFEEDGYYCLEMQYIAGQSLWEYVQGQGALPETEAVKYICQIGLALVEVHKKRVFHLDVTPPNIMLNFDPGIPNSGKAVLIDFGIAGDMSPPSTLSRSFGNKAFAPYELIHKGIRHPTVDVYCLAGSLYYAITGQRPTNSFNRKYGQEKLVPPKQLVPTLSNAVNQAILQGIALEAKDRPQTMQEWLNLLSSSQPESNLTKMILAPMQKWLNLVPSSQAESNLTKIILPSDVGLDYQNLENLLKKGKWKAADEETTRVMFKVAKREQQGWLDYKSIENFPCTDLRTIDQLWVKYSNGHFGFSVQKRIWLECGGKVDYETECHLGNRMGWLKASRWLSKDEYNYSRYALQGHLPAFSRGTFIDGYRVSGYPHTLVHLLSRPDL; the protein is encoded by the coding sequence GTGTCACAATCAACATTAGCCATTAATAAATCTGGGCGTATGTTCTGGCAAGACGGACAGCTAATATATAACGGCAAATATAAAATAGAAAAATACTTGGGTGGTGGCGGTTTTGCAGTTACCTACCAAGCGATGCATACCAAGCTAAACCGCCGAGTCGTCATCAAAACCCCCAACATCAGCGTTCAACGTGACCCAAACTATCTTAAGTATGTTAAACGCTTCAAAAAAGAAGCCGAGATGCTGGCAATGTGTTGTCAAGATTCACATCCTCATATTGTGCAAGTATTCGACTTTTTTGAAGAAGATGGTTACTACTGTTTAGAAATGCAATACATAGCAGGCCAGAGTTTGTGGGAGTATGTGCAAGGCCAAGGAGCATTACCCGAAACTGAAGCTGTAAAATACATCTGCCAAATAGGTTTAGCCTTAGTAGAGGTACATAAAAAAAGAGTTTTTCATCTCGATGTCACTCCTCCCAATATTATGCTCAACTTTGATCCAGGGATTCCTAACTCTGGCAAAGCGGTATTAATAGACTTTGGTATTGCCGGTGATATGTCTCCACCAAGCACCCTGTCTAGGTCTTTTGGTAACAAGGCATTTGCGCCTTACGAGTTAATACACAAAGGAATTCGTCACCCAACAGTTGATGTATACTGTTTAGCGGGATCGTTGTACTATGCCATTACTGGACAACGCCCTACCAATTCCTTTAACCGCAAGTATGGACAAGAGAAATTAGTACCACCAAAGCAACTTGTTCCCACTCTTAGCAATGCGGTAAATCAAGCGATTCTGCAAGGAATAGCATTAGAGGCAAAAGACCGACCCCAGACAATGCAAGAATGGTTAAATTTACTTTCCTCTTCGCAACCAGAAAGTAATTTAACAAAAATGATATTAGCTCCAATGCAAAAGTGGTTGAATTTAGTCCCGTCCTCACAAGCAGAGAGTAATTTAACAAAAATAATATTACCTTCAGATGTGGGGTTAGATTACCAAAACCTAGAGAATTTACTCAAAAAAGGGAAATGGAAAGCAGCAGACGAGGAAACCACTAGAGTCATGTTCAAAGTAGCCAAAAGAGAACAGCAAGGCTGGCTTGATTATAAATCCATTGAAAATTTTCCCTGCACAGACTTACGCACAATTGACCAATTGTGGGTAAAATACAGCAATGGTCATTTTGGCTTTAGCGTACAAAAACGCATTTGGCTAGAATGCGGTGGCAAAGTAGATTATGAAACGGAGTGTCACTTGGGCAATCGCATGGGCTGGCTCAAAGCGAGTCGCTGGCTATCCAAAGATGAATACAACTATTCCCGATATGCCCTCCAAGGGCATCTCCCGGCTTTTTCTAGGGGTACTTTCATTGACGGTTATCGAGTCAGTGGCTATCCACACACATTAGTACATCTTCTCTCGCGTCCAGACTTGTAA
- a CDS encoding serine/threonine-protein kinase, which translates to MTWASGQKLHRDRYEIKQQLGQGNFAITYLAKDRDVKDVVIKTLNSNLLNQLSNEDRDRLKSGFADESRKLAICKHPNIVQVIDTFESGDLKCMVMEYIQGDNLAKIVQPRGFLPAKEALDYIQQIGKALIVVHEQGFLHRDVKPENIILRSGSHEVVLINFDLARRFVDNPVSSRGNLVDKFTPIELYSNSPRQQARRKPWTDIYSLAATLYFLLTGKLPESAIERQDNNKRLIPPQELNNQISDRVNDAIIHAMKLESDKRPKTVEDWLKELGWRRRFTFPSLGNKRLQLLLAAILAAGALATKIEPLISALNNGVQLIDRFFSSPSTPTNPSTQQTPSSPTQPQNR; encoded by the coding sequence ATGACTTGGGCATCTGGACAAAAGTTACACCGCGATCGGTATGAAATTAAACAACAGTTAGGACAGGGAAACTTTGCTATTACTTATCTTGCTAAGGATCGGGATGTCAAGGATGTTGTAATCAAAACATTGAATTCCAATTTGCTTAATCAATTAAGTAACGAAGACCGCGATCGCTTAAAATCAGGTTTTGCTGATGAATCGCGCAAATTAGCAATATGTAAACATCCGAATATTGTCCAAGTCATTGATACCTTCGAGTCAGGTGATTTAAAATGCATGGTCATGGAGTATATTCAAGGAGATAATTTAGCCAAGATTGTCCAACCGCGAGGATTTCTACCAGCAAAAGAGGCTTTAGATTACATCCAACAGATTGGAAAAGCACTCATAGTAGTGCATGAACAAGGATTTTTACATCGAGATGTGAAACCAGAAAATATCATTCTGCGGTCAGGTTCGCATGAGGTTGTTTTGATAAACTTCGACTTAGCACGAAGATTTGTTGATAACCCAGTGTCAAGTCGTGGTAACTTGGTTGACAAATTTACACCAATTGAACTTTATTCCAACTCTCCTAGACAACAGGCGCGACGTAAGCCTTGGACTGATATTTATTCTCTTGCGGCAACTTTATATTTTTTATTAACAGGAAAACTGCCAGAAAGTGCTATTGAGCGTCAAGATAATAATAAGCGTTTAATTCCACCTCAAGAATTGAATAATCAGATTAGCGATCGCGTCAATGATGCCATTATCCACGCAATGAAATTAGAATCAGACAAGCGTCCCAAAACAGTAGAAGACTGGTTAAAGGAATTGGGTTGGAGAAGAAGATTTACTTTTCCTAGTTTGGGAAATAAACGTTTACAGTTACTGCTAGCAGCAATCCTGGCAGCTGGCGCACTTGCAACTAAGATAGAACCTTTGATTTCAGCACTTAATAATGGTGTTCAATTGATTGATAGATTTTTCTCAAGTCCATCAACACCGACCAATCCCTCAACACAACAAACGCCATCATCGCCCACTCAACCACAAAATAGGTAA